The Magnetococcales bacterium genomic sequence GGAGGGCGACGATACCATGGAGGAGTTCGGTCGGGATTTCGCCCAGGATTTCGAGCGCATCCATTTTGAGCTGGAGGCGGTGGAGGGGTGAGATGGGCCTCGGGTTGATGGAGAGTTCGGCAGACCTCGACCTCTTTTCCCTGGAAGAGGAGGTGTTGCGGCGGGCGGAAAGTCTGAGCGCCGAATTGGTTCGCTGGGATTCCCGACTCAAGAAGGATTTGGACAGCATCATCGCCGCCTACCGCCGCAGTTATCGGGAACACGCCCGCCTGGTGCGCGTGAGCGATCGTCAGCAGGCTCAGTTGAAACGGGTGATGGATGAGTTGCAGGAGAAGACCATCCACCTGGAGTCCCTGAATGCGGCCCTGAAGGTGGAAATCGCCCAGCGTCGCGAACTGGAGGAGACCCTGCGCCGCCTGGCCTCCACCGATGCCCTGACCGGGGTGTTGACCCGGGGTCGGCTCCTGGAGTTGGGCGAACGGGAGATGGAGCGCATGCGGCGCAGTGGTCGGCCCCTGACTCTGGCCCTGGCGGACATCGACCACTTCAAAAACATCAACGACACCTACGGCCATGCCGCAGGAGACGAGGCGTTGAAGGTCTTCACCACCGTTTGCCGCAACGAGGTGCGGGCCATCGATATCCTGGGACGATTCGGGGGGGAAGAGTTTGTCATGCTCTTTCCGGAAACCGATGTGGAAAAGGCCGAGGAGGTGGGTAATCGCGTGCGGGGACTGGTCGAAAAACAGGAGATTTGCCACGGAGTGAACCGGTTCGCCATGACGGTCAGCATCGGTCTGGCGGCAGCCAGCCCGGACGACGGCAGCCTGGAAGAGCCGTTGCATCGTGCCGATACCGCCTTGTACGTCGCCAAACGGGGCGGGCGCAACCGGGTCGTGGTGGCCTGAG encodes the following:
- a CDS encoding GGDEF domain-containing protein; protein product: MGLGLMESSADLDLFSLEEEVLRRAESLSAELVRWDSRLKKDLDSIIAAYRRSYREHARLVRVSDRQQAQLKRVMDELQEKTIHLESLNAALKVEIAQRRELEETLRRLASTDALTGVLTRGRLLELGEREMERMRRSGRPLTLALADIDHFKNINDTYGHAAGDEALKVFTTVCRNEVRAIDILGRFGGEEFVMLFPETDVEKAEEVGNRVRGLVEKQEICHGVNRFAMTVSIGLAAASPDDGSLEEPLHRADTALYVAKRGGRNRVVVA